A stretch of Caldisericaceae bacterium DNA encodes these proteins:
- a CDS encoding biotin/lipoyl-binding protein: MGKIYKIKIDSEVFNVEIEEVDTKKTRVEEKIQRENKIGKDLQESKTVEQKTSQEVTKEVVKEESIVEEKTLEPSEPVVEPVENVTDFVLAPLPGKILKVLVQAGQNVKRGSVLLTIDAMKMENEIFAPFDGKVLAVYIKPGDKVETNKKLLKLGR; the protein is encoded by the coding sequence ATGGGTAAAATTTACAAGATTAAAATTGACTCAGAAGTTTTCAACGTAGAAATTGAAGAGGTAGATACTAAAAAAACAAGGGTAGAAGAGAAAATACAAAGGGAAAATAAAATTGGTAAGGATTTACAAGAAAGTAAGACTGTAGAACAAAAAACCTCTCAGGAAGTCACCAAAGAAGTCGTTAAGGAAGAAAGTATTGTGGAAGAAAAAACTCTTGAACCTTCTGAACCTGTTGTTGAACCTGTTGAAAATGTGACTGATTTTGTTCTTGCTCCGCTACCAGGTAAAATTCTTAAAGTCTTAGTGCAGGCAGGACAAAATGTTAAAAGGGGTAGTGTGCTTTTAACTATTGATGCGATGAAAATGGAAAATGAAATTTTTGCTCCGTTTGATGGAAAGGTATTAGCAGTTTACATAAAACCAGGCGATAAAGTTGAAACTAATAAGAAGCTTTTAAAGTTAGGAAGGTAA